AAGCCAGGTTGATATTGCCCCAACTCTGCTAGGCCTACTCAATATCGACTATGTGTCGACTTTCTACGGGCGCAACGTACTTGCCGACGAGACTCGGCCAGGTCGCGCCCTACTTGGTAACTATCAACATCTGGGGCTATTCGATGGACGGGACCTGGCCATCTTGAGTCCGCGCCAGGGAATGCGGAAGCATAGCGACGCGCTGGGCCTAAGTCGCGAGCAAGAAGTAGACAAACAAGATCAGTTGCTAAGTCGGAACATTGCGTACTACCAGGGAGCCAGCCATGCGTTTGCCAAGCATCTGATTGCCTGGCGTGCGCAACCTGCCGAAGCCACAAATCTCAGCAAGCGCTAGCCGCCAACCCAGTCATCTCGGTGCCACTAGAGGTGGCTCCGCATTAGAGTGCATCCATGATATCGCGACCGTTCAACTTCACTCTTGCTCTCACTATTCCAATAGCGCTGATGGGGCTTCTTTTATTAGTCGACCCAGCTCCGCTGGACTTCGCCCTGGCTCGTTTATTTTATACGCCAGGTGAAGGTTTCATTGGAAAGCACAGCTTTTGGCTTGAGGACATACTGCATGATCGTGCGAAACAAGCGGTAATACTGCTAGGCGTACTCGCAATAACTGGCTTTATCCTAAGCCTGCTGCCCACGCGCTTGCGTAGCCGGCGACAACAACTAGGCTACCTCGTTCTGGCTCTAGGACTGTCCACCAGTATTGTAAGTCCGTTGAAAACACTGACCGGTGTGCAGTGCCCCTGGAGTCTCAGTGAGTTTGGCGGCCATGAGGTCTTCACGCCCCTCCTCGGCAAAAGAGCTCCGACTGCCGAACCCGGTCGCTGCTGGCCAGGAGGGCATGCATCGGCAGGCTTTTCCTTACTTGCATTCTTCTTTGCATTACGGGATAGGAACCCGCGACTCGCTGGTGCAGCGTTAGTCGGGGCGTTAGCTCTAGGAACAGTATTCTCGGTGGGTCGAATGATGCAGGGTGCTCATTTTCTATCCCACAATCTGTGGACCCTGCTGTTCGATTGGGTGATCTGTCTGCTCTGCTATCGCCTGATACTTTATCGCCCTGCTAGAGAATGCAGTGAATCACGGACTTATAGCCTAGAAGGGGCTTGAGCCCCCAATAGCTTAACGTTGGAGGTCCGCTTTTGGCCGTAAGCTGCCCCTGACCTCAGGTGGAACATCGACCCACGCCGACCGGAATACCACTCCGTGCCAAGGCAACATGATTTGGGCGCCGGCCGATGCATCGCTCGGCGGGTAGGCCCTCGGCTACACGCCCTGCGCCTCGCTCAAGCCAATTCGCGGCGCATGCTCTGCCGCCAGCTCCACCACCCAATCGATGAAAACCCGCAGCTTGGCGCTGACATGCCGGTTGGGCGGGTAGGCCAGGTAGAGCGGCATCGGCTCCAGTTGCCAGTCCTCGAACAGCGGCAGCAGCGCCCCGCTCGCCCGGTGGGCCTTGGCCATGTATTCCGGTAGCCAGAGGATGCCCAGACCGGCCAGGCCGGCGGCGAGGTAGGCGTTGCCGTCGTCCACCGCCAGCGCCTGGCGGCCCTGCAGGGCGATGCGCTCGTCGCCGCGCCGCATGATGCCGGAGAACGCCTGACGAGTGCGGGCGCCGAGGAAGCTGACGATCTGCTGCCCCGCCAGTTCGCTCGGGTGAGCGGGCACGCCGGCGCGTGCCAGGTAGCCGGGCGCCGCGTACACGCCGATGCGCAGGTCGCCCACATGCCGGGCCACCAGCGACTGGTCGGTGATGGCGCCGCCGCGGACCACGCAGTCCACGTTGTCGCCGACCAGGTCGACATGGCGGTCGCTGACGCCCAGGTCGAGCTGGATCTCCGGGTAGCGCTCGTGAAAGGCCGGCAGCGCCGGGATCAGGATCAGGCTGGCGAAGGGGCTGGGCACGTCCACCCGCAGGCGGCCGCGCGGCGCGCTGGCGGCGGCGGACAGGCTGGTCTCGGCGTCGTCCATGTCGGCCAGCAGGCGGATCACCCGCTCGTAGTAGGCGGCGCCGTCGGCGGTGACATTGACTCTGCGCGTGGTGCGGTTGAGCAGGCGCACGCGCAGCCTTGCCTCAAGCTGCTGTACCAGTTGGGTGACGCTAGTCTTGCTCATGTGCAGGGTGTCGGCGGCCTTGGTGAAGCTGCCGGTTTCCACCACGCGGGCGAAGGCCTGCATCGCATCGAAACGGTCCATCGCGACTCCCGATTGTTTGGATTCTACAAACAGTGATGGACAGTGTTGCGCGTTTATCGGGTTGGCGCACGCGCCTAGAGTCGCTCCATCGATAACCACCGATGGAGAGAGACCGATGACAACCCGTGATGTGATTTTCCCGCCCGACCGCCATGCCCTGTACGAGCTGCACCGCTATTCGCCGGCGATTCGCTCCAATGGCTTCCTGTTCGTCTCCGGCCAGGTCGGCAGCCGCAAGGATGGCTCGGCCGAACCGGACCTCGCGGCCCGGGTACGCCTGGCCTTTGCCAACCTCAACGCGATCCTGGCCGAGGCCGGCAGCAGCTTCGATGATGTGGTCGACACGACCATCTTCATGGTCGATCCCGACTCCAAATTCGAGACCATCTGGGAAGTAGCGGCCGAGTTCTGGGGCGAAGCGCCCTACCCGACGGTGACCGCTCTCGGCGTGACCTGGCTGTCCGGCTTCGACTTCGAGATCAAGGTGATCGCCAGGCTGCCGCAGTAGGCCTGCAGCAAAAAGCCCCCGGTATGGCGACCGAGGGCTTCTGGCGATACGCGCGAAAGCGCGGAGCTATTCCGGCTGCAACCCGATGGGGAAGAATTCGCCGCCGCTCCAGACGCCCAGCCAGGTCTGTCCGTCGATCTGCCGCTCCACAGCCAGGTCGACCAGCTGGTAAAACACGTTGCGGTGCACCAGCGCCTCCAGGTTGCGCCGCACATGCAGGTAGGGCGACGGCTCCTGAGTCGCGGGGTCTATCTCGACTCGCAGCGGGTGCTCGGCGCCGGCCTCCACCTCTTCGTCGACATTGGTGGTGAAACGCAGCAACTGCCCTTCACCCTCGCCTTCCGCCTGCAGGGTCACGGCCACGAAGGGCGCGTCGTCTACGACGATGCCGACCTTCTCCACCGGGGTGACCAGGAAGTACTTGTCGTCATCGCGGCGGATGATGGTGGAGAACAGCTTGACCATCGGCTTGCGCCCGATCGGCGTGCCCAGGTAGTACCAGGTGCCGTCACGGGCGATGCGCATGTCGATGTCGCCGCAGAAATCCGGGTTCCACAGATGCACCGGCGGCAGGCCCTTGCCCTCGCCCTTGGGAATCTGCACCAGCAGGTCGCCGGCCTTGCCCGGATCGGTCATGCGTGTCTCTCCTCGTGTCCAGCCGCCAGTATGGCGCTACCGCGGGCTGACGCCCAGCAGGGTGCGGGCATACTGCTCGAAGGGGGCGCGCAGCTGGTCGGCCGGCTGGTTGTCGTAGAACGTCAGGATTCCGCCACGATTGCGGATGCGCGCGGTATCCACCAGATAGCGGGTGTTGGTCTCGATCAGCATCAGCTGCAGCACACCGCTGTCGACGCCGAGGCGGTCGAGGGCCTCCTCGTCCTCCCACTCCTCCACCGTGCCGATGCGGTCGTCGGCGTCGGCGAAGCGGGTGTAGAGCAGGTAGTGGGCGCCGGCGGTACGCGCCTCATTCATCGCCTCGTCCAGGCCTAGCGGCGTCGGCGAGCGACGCACCAACGGGAAGTACTCGACGAAGGCCTTGAAGGCCTCGTCGGCCACCACGTTGGGCCGCGGCGACGCGCCGCCGGGCGGATTGTAGTGGCTCTGCGCGATGTACACGAAGGAGTCGGCCTGCAACCGCCAGGAGGCGGAGCGGCGGGTGTCGCTGTGATCCAGCACGCCGGCATCGCGCAGGTGGTATTCGGCGCCGGCGGCCAGGTCGCTGGTCTTCATGCAGCCACCGAGCGCACACAGCGCCAGCAGCAGAATCAGGCTACGCATTGCAGTTCCTCCCTGCCGGTGACGGAAAACCGGCGGATAGAGAGACATAGCAGCTTCCGCGCCAACCCTGCCTCACAGGCCGCGTTGCCATTCCTGGCGCAGCCTGGCCTGCTCCGGCCGCTCGATGGCCTGGCGTACCTGGGCCAGCAGCCGGGCCTTGTCGGCGCCCAGGTTGCCCTTGAGCACCAGGTAGTTGGAGGCGTGGTCGCTGCGGAACACGGTGTCGTTCAGCTCCAGGCCCTGCAGCAGGCGCTCCACCTCGCGGAACAGCTGCTGCTGGTCGAGCGCCTGGAAGTCGGCGAAGCCCTCGCGGAAACGCGCCTCGCCCAGGGGGAAGCTGACCACCAGGGTGGAGAGGTATTCCGGCTGGGCCGCGTTCATCAGGCGCGCCGAGTTGTCGGCATGCTGCTCGCTCAGGGTCGTGCCGCCGAGGCCGTTGAGGATCATCACCGAGCGGGTGATGCCGGCCGCGCCGAGTTTCTCCAGGGCGCTGAGGCTGGAGTCGAAGGTCTCGCCCTTGTTGACCCGCGCCAGCACCTCGTCGTCGCCGGACTCGCAGCCGACATAGGCCATCTTCAGGCCGGCGTCGGCCAGTTCCTTGAGCTCGTCCACCGACTTCTTGCGCAGGTTGCGCGGCAGGCAGTAGCTGGAGACGCGCTCGACTTCGGGCATATGTTCGCGAATGGCCTGCAGGATATTCAACAGACGCCGGGTCGGCAGCACCAGGGCGTCGCCGTCGGCGAGGAACACCCGCTGCACGATCAGCCGTTCGCCGGCGCGGCGGATCTCCTCCAGCACCTGGTCCTCGTCACGGGCACGGAATTTCTTCTGCGGCTGGGTGTACATCTCGCAGAAGGTGCAGTGGTTCCAGGAACAGCCGTTGGTCACCGGCAGAATCAGCGAGTGGGCTTCGCTCGGCGGACGGAACACCGGCTCGATATAGGCGATGGGGAATTCGGCAGACATGGGTTTCTGGCTTGGTACGGGGCGGCCGGTCAGCCGCCGATGATTTTCATGACGGTAACGCCACCGGCGAAAGCGACGTCCTGCTTGTCCGCCAGGGCGCGCACCAGCAGGCGCTGCAGGGCTGGAAGGGCCTGGTGGCGCGGCTTGTCGAGGAGATCGCCGACATAGTGGCGGTTGCTCGACGACAGGCAGCCGTGCAGCCAGCCGGTGGAGGACAGGCGCAGGCGCGAGCAGGTGCGGCAGAACGGCACGCTCTCGTTGGCGATCACACCGAAGAAGCCGCGCCCGGGAATCTCGTAGCGCAGCGCGGTGGCATCCAGCGGTGCCTCGGCCTGGACGAATTCATGGCGCTCGGCCACCGCCGCCAGCAGCTCGGGCATGCCGTAGAACTGCTGCTGGAAGCTGGCGCCCTCGCGGGCCAGGTGGCCCATGCGCATCAGCTCGATGAAGCGCAGCTCGAAGCCACGCGCCAGGCAGTAGTCGAGCATCGGCAGCACCTGCTCGTGGTTCTGCCCGCGCAGCGGCACCATGTTGATCTTGATCTTCAGCCCGGCCGCCCGCGCTTCCTCCAGGCCCTGCAGTACGGTCGCCAGGTCACCGCCACGGGCGATGCGGCGGAAGGCCTCGGGGTCGAGGGTATCCAGGGACACGTTGATGCGCTTGAGGCCGCACTCCAGCAGCAGCGGTAGCTTGCGCGCGAGCAGCTGGCCGTTGCTGGTCAGGCTGATGTCCTGCAGGCCCAGGCGGCTGACGCCCCGCAGGAAGTGCTCGAGCTTGGGGCTGACCAGCGGCTCGCCACCGGTGATGCGCAGGCGCTCGATGCCGGCCGCCTCGATCAGGTAGGCCACGCCGCGCACCATGGCCTCGGCGGACAGCTCGTCCTGCGCCGCGACCAGGCGCTTGCCGTCCGGCACGCAGTAGGTGCAGGCATAGTTGCAGGCGGCGGTCAGGCTGATGCGCAGGTTGCGGAAACGCCGCCCCTGGTGGTCAACGATCATGGAGAGCTCCGGCAGTGTTCAATCCGGAGTATATGCCCGCCGCCGATGGCAAAGAACGCATCATTGGCGGGCTGAATGGCATCAGGCGTTCGGCGCTTCGCCGTCGCGCTTGCGCTTGTTGCCCATGCGCACGCCGATGTCCATGAGGAACTGGAAGAAGCCATCCTGATCCTCCAGCACGCTGCTCCAGAACGGCGAGTGGTACAGCGCCACGGCGCCATGCACCAGGGCCCAGGCGGCACAGTAGTGGAAGTACGGCGGCACGTCCTCCAGCTTGCCCTCCTCGATACGGCCCTTGATCAGCTGGGTCAGGCGCTCGAAGTTGGAAGTACGGATCTTGTGCAGCTGCTCGACCATCTCCGGCACCTGATTGCCCTTGACCACCTTCTCTTCCAGGCGGTCGAACAGGCGGTAGCGCTGCGGGTCGCGCATGCGGAACTCGAAGTAGGCGCGCGCCAGCGCTTCCTTGTCCTTGGCCACGTCCTCGGACAGCAGCAGGGCGTTGAGGTCGCGCTCGTAGTCGAGCATCAGGCGCAGGTAGACCTCGGCCTTGGACTTGAAGTGCTTGTAGATGGTGCCTTTGCCGATACCGACGGCGTCGGCGATCATCTCGACGGTGACGCTGTCTTCACCCTGTTCAAGGAAGAGCTTGAGCGCGGTATCGAGAATTTCCTGTTCGCGACGGCGGAATTCACGGACTTTGCGAGGTTCTTTGTTCATAAAGTGACTACAGGATGAAAAATCGAGGCGCATTATTATGCCTGTTCAGCACGAAAATGCACGGATCATCGGCCCAATGCTCAATCTAAGCGACGAATTCCCTCTGATTGCCGGCCTGCGCTACCTCAATCACGCCGCTGTCGCCCCCTGGCCAAAGCGTGCCGGCGAGGCCGTGCGGCGCTTCGCCGAGGCCAATGTGAGCGTCGGCGCCCGCGACTATCCCGAGTGGCTGAAGGTGGAAAAGCGCCTGCGCGAACGCTTCCGGCGCCTGCTCAACGCCCCGGGCACGGCCGATATCGCCCTGGTGAAGAACACCTCCGAGGCCCTGTCGTTCGTCGCCTTCGGCCTGGACTGGCGCGCCGGCGATCAGGTGGTGATCAGCGACGAGGAGTTCCCCTCCAACCGCATCGTCTGGGAGGCGCTGAAGCCGCGCGGCGTCGAGGTGGTGCAGGTCGGCCTGGGTGGCAGCGACCCGGAGGCCGCCCTGCTGGCCGCCTGCGGGCCGCGCACGCGGCTGCTGTCGATCAGTTCGGTGCAGTACGCCAGCGGTCTGCGCCTGGACCTGCCGCGCCTCGGTGCCGCCTGCCGCCAGCGCGGCGTGCTGCTGTGCGTGGATGCCATCCAGCAGCTCGGCGCCCAGCCCTTCGACGTGCAGGCCTGCGACTGCGCCTTCGCCATGGCCGACGGGCACAAGTGGCTGCTCGGCCCGGAAGGCCTCGGCGTGTTCTATTGCCGCAGCGACCTGCGCGAGCGGCTGGCCCTGCACGAATACGGCTGGCACATGCTGGAACACGCCGGCGACTACAGCCGCACCGACTGGCAGCCGGCGCGCAGCGCCCGGCGCTTCGAGTGCGGCAGCCCGAACATGCTCGGCGCCATGGCCCTGGAGGCCAGCCTGTCGCTGCTCGAGGAAGTGGGCATGGTGCAGGTGGCGGCACTCATCGAGGAGCGGGTGCTGCAGCTGCAGGAAGGCTTGCAGCGCCTCCCCGGCATCCACCTGCACAGCCCGCTCAACCCGGCACGGCGCGCCGGTATCCTGACCTTCAGCCTGGACGACTGGGACCACCAGGCGCTGTTCGCGCGCCTGCGCGAACAGCAGGTGATCTGCGCGCAACGGGGCAAAGGCATCCGTTTTTCCCCGCATTTCTACACGGATCCCGCCGTGATCGAGCAAAGCCTGGACGTGCTGAGCCAGCTGCGACAAGGCTGAGTGCTCAGCAGCTGCGGCGGTATTCCAAATACGTTTAAGAAAGGCTCGCAACCAATCTGGACGAAGGGCAATCCTGGCCAATACTTGGGATTACTGGTGCGCGGCATCTCCCCCCAAGTGCCCCGCCAGTCGAGGTACCGTGGATCGCGTACCTTGTTTTACTCCTAATGGTCTTGACCCGGATTCATCCCCCAGAACCCGGGTTTTTTTTGTCCGCGTTTTTTGCGAACCGAGCTATCAGGCCACGCGGGCCAGGGGGAACAGGCGCTGGAAATTGGCCGTGGTCTGCGCGGCCAGGTCCTCGAAGCGCTCGCCGCGCACCATCGCCAGGAATTCCGCCACCTCGCGCACGTATTGCGGCAGGTTGGGCTTGCCGCGATGGGGAATGGGCGCCAGGTAAGGCGAGTCGGTCTCCACCAGCAGGCGGTCGGCCGGCACCTTGCGCGCCACCTCGCGCAGGGCGTCGGCATTGCGGAAGGTGACGATGCCGGACAGCGAGATGTAGAAGCCGATGTCCAGCGCCGCCCTGGCCATGTCCCAGTCCTCGGTGAAGCAGTGCAGCACGCCGGCCTGCGGCAGCGCCGCCTCGCGCAGCAGCGCCAGGGTGTCGGCACGCGCCTCGCGGGTGTGCACGATCACCGGTTTGCCGGTGATCTTCGCCGCCTCCAGGTGCAGACGGAACGACTGCTGCTGCAGCTCGGCCGCCTCCGGCTCGTAGTGGTAGTCAAGGCCGGTTTCGCCAATGGCCACCACATGCGGGTGGTTCAGCTCGCCGAGCAGCCAGTCCAGTGCCGGCGCCTCGCCCTGTTCCAGGTCCAGTGGATGCACGCCCACCGAGCAGTCGACGTCGGCATAGCGCTCGGCCAGGGCCTTTACCGCGCCGGCGTTGGCGGCGCTGACGCCGATGCACAGGAAGTGCTGCACGCCACGGGCACGGGCGGCAGCCAGCGCCGCATCGAGGGAACTGTCATGGGCCGCCAGGTCGAGGCGGTCGAGGTGGCAGTGGGAATCAACCAGCATGGAATTTCTCTGTCTCTGAAATGACGAAGCGCCCGATTCGGGCGCTTCTACCTTGAAGCTCGATGTCCGCCAATCACATGGTGTGGGTCGGGCGATCCGATTTCAGCGCACCGGCCAGGTAAGTCTCGATCTTGTTGCGCGCGGTGTTGTCGCCGTCGTTGAACTGCACGCCGACACCGGCGGCGCGGTTGCCCTGGGCGCCCTTGGGGGTGATCCATACCACCTTGCCGGCCACCGGGATCTTCTCCGGCTCGTCCATCAGGTTGAGCAGCATGAACACTTCGTCGCCCAGCTTGTAGCTCTTGGCGGTGGGGATGAACAGCCCGCCGTTCTTGATGAACGGCATGTAGGCGGCATACAGCACCGACTTGTCCTTGATGGTGAGGGACAGGATGCCGTTACGCGGTCCCAGATTCGGTGGCAAACTCATGCGCTAATCCTGGCAACTTAATCCAATTTCTCGATTCTAGCCCGGTCCGGGCAGGCTTGCCCACTGCACCAGCAGGGCTTCGAGAAGCAAAGCACCGTTCAGGTTGGCCTTGCCCAGCACCTTCTGCCGTTGCTGCAGCAACCAGTCCTGCATGGCCAGCAGCTTATGCTGGGGGGTCTTGTCGGCCAGATACTGCACCACCTTGCGCATATCGGCCAACCCCAGCCCCGCCTCGTCGCGGCTCAGCTGGTAGCGCAGCATCAGCTGCGCCCAGTCGCAGAACCAGTCGAACAGCATGGCCATCGGCAGGTTCTTCCAGGCCTCGGCCAGCTGACTGGCAGTGGCCTGCTGCTTGAGCAGCTTCTTCACTCCCTCGACCACCAGCGCGCGCTGCTCCAGCACGCCCTGGCCGTGCAGGCGTCGGGCCAGCAGCGGCGAGCCGGCGGCCAGGGCCAGTAGCTCGCGGTGCTGCTCCTCGCTGCATTCCGGCAGCGCCTGGGCCAGCCAGGCCAGGCTCTGCGCCTCACTCGGCAGCGGGCAGGCCTGCTGCACGCAACGGCTCTTCACGGTCGGCAGCAAGCGGCTGGGCTGGTGGCTGACCAGCAGCAGCACGGTGTCACCGGAGGGCTCCTCCAGACTTTTCAGCAGGGCGTTGGCGGCGTTGAGGTTCATCGCCTCCACCGGTTCCAGCAGCACCACCTTGCGCCCGCCGAGCTGCGCGGTCTGCACCACGAAGCCGACCAGCTCGCGCACCTGGTCGACCTTGATCGCCTTGTCCGCTTCTTCCGGCTCCAGCACGAACAGGTCCGGATGGGTGCCGGCGGCCAGCAGGTGGCAGGCCTTACACTGGCCGCAGGCATCCAGGCCGTCAGGCTTCTGGCACAGCAGCCGGGCCATCAGGCGTTCGGCCAGGTCACGCTTGCCGATGCCGGCCGGGCCGTGCAGCAGGTAGGCATGGGCATGCCGCGGGCGGCTGGCCAGCTGCTGCCAGAGCGGCGCCTGCCAGGGATAGGCCTCAGCCACGGCAGCGCTCCAGAATCTCCGGCAGCAGCGCATCGAGATCGCGCTGCACCGCTTCCAGCGGCTGCACCGCATCCAGCACGCGGTAACGCGCGGGCGCGGCTTCGGCGCGGCCCAGGTAGGTGCGCCGCACCGCCTCGAAGAAGGCCTGGCCTTCCTGCTCGAAGCGATCCAGGCGGCCACGGGCGGCGGCGCGGGACAGGCCGACCGCCACCGGCAGGTCGAACACCAGGGTCAGGTCCGGGCGCAGCTCGCCCTGGACGAAACGCTCCAGTTCGGCGATGCGCGCCTCGCTCAGACCACGACCGCCGCCCTGATAGGCATAGGTGGCAT
This DNA window, taken from Pseudomonas alcaligenes, encodes the following:
- a CDS encoding phosphatase PAP2 family protein, which codes for MISRPFNFTLALTIPIALMGLLLLVDPAPLDFALARLFYTPGEGFIGKHSFWLEDILHDRAKQAVILLGVLAITGFILSLLPTRLRSRRQQLGYLVLALGLSTSIVSPLKTLTGVQCPWSLSEFGGHEVFTPLLGKRAPTAEPGRCWPGGHASAGFSLLAFFFALRDRNPRLAGAALVGALALGTVFSVGRMMQGAHFLSHNLWTLLFDWVICLLCYRLILYRPARECSESRTYSLEGA
- a CDS encoding LysR substrate-binding domain-containing protein is translated as MDRFDAMQAFARVVETGSFTKAADTLHMSKTSVTQLVQQLEARLRVRLLNRTTRRVNVTADGAAYYERVIRLLADMDDAETSLSAAASAPRGRLRVDVPSPFASLILIPALPAFHERYPEIQLDLGVSDRHVDLVGDNVDCVVRGGAITDQSLVARHVGDLRIGVYAAPGYLARAGVPAHPSELAGQQIVSFLGARTRQAFSGIMRRGDERIALQGRQALAVDDGNAYLAAGLAGLGILWLPEYMAKAHRASGALLPLFEDWQLEPMPLYLAYPPNRHVSAKLRVFIDWVVELAAEHAPRIGLSEAQGV
- a CDS encoding RidA family protein, translated to MTTRDVIFPPDRHALYELHRYSPAIRSNGFLFVSGQVGSRKDGSAEPDLAARVRLAFANLNAILAEAGSSFDDVVDTTIFMVDPDSKFETIWEVAAEFWGEAPYPTVTALGVTWLSGFDFEIKVIARLPQ
- a CDS encoding DUF1285 domain-containing protein, which encodes MTDPGKAGDLLVQIPKGEGKGLPPVHLWNPDFCGDIDMRIARDGTWYYLGTPIGRKPMVKLFSTIIRRDDDKYFLVTPVEKVGIVVDDAPFVAVTLQAEGEGEGQLLRFTTNVDEEVEAGAEHPLRVEIDPATQEPSPYLHVRRNLEALVHRNVFYQLVDLAVERQIDGQTWLGVWSGGEFFPIGLQPE
- a CDS encoding DUF4823 domain-containing protein gives rise to the protein MRSLILLLALCALGGCMKTSDLAAGAEYHLRDAGVLDHSDTRRSASWRLQADSFVYIAQSHYNPPGGASPRPNVVADEAFKAFVEYFPLVRRSPTPLGLDEAMNEARTAGAHYLLYTRFADADDRIGTVEEWEDEEALDRLGVDSGVLQLMLIETNTRYLVDTARIRNRGGILTFYDNQPADQLRAPFEQYARTLLGVSPR
- a CDS encoding radical SAM protein; its protein translation is MSAEFPIAYIEPVFRPPSEAHSLILPVTNGCSWNHCTFCEMYTQPQKKFRARDEDQVLEEIRRAGERLIVQRVFLADGDALVLPTRRLLNILQAIREHMPEVERVSSYCLPRNLRKKSVDELKELADAGLKMAYVGCESGDDEVLARVNKGETFDSSLSALEKLGAAGITRSVMILNGLGGTTLSEQHADNSARLMNAAQPEYLSTLVVSFPLGEARFREGFADFQALDQQQLFREVERLLQGLELNDTVFRSDHASNYLVLKGNLGADKARLLAQVRQAIERPEQARLRQEWQRGL
- a CDS encoding GTP 3',8-cyclase MoaA, encoding MIVDHQGRRFRNLRISLTAACNYACTYCVPDGKRLVAAQDELSAEAMVRGVAYLIEAAGIERLRITGGEPLVSPKLEHFLRGVSRLGLQDISLTSNGQLLARKLPLLLECGLKRINVSLDTLDPEAFRRIARGGDLATVLQGLEEARAAGLKIKINMVPLRGQNHEQVLPMLDYCLARGFELRFIELMRMGHLAREGASFQQQFYGMPELLAAVAERHEFVQAEAPLDATALRYEIPGRGFFGVIANESVPFCRTCSRLRLSSTGWLHGCLSSSNRHYVGDLLDKPRHQALPALQRLLVRALADKQDVAFAGGVTVMKIIGG
- a CDS encoding TetR/AcrR family transcriptional regulator, producing MNKEPRKVREFRRREQEILDTALKLFLEQGEDSVTVEMIADAVGIGKGTIYKHFKSKAEVYLRLMLDYERDLNALLLSEDVAKDKEALARAYFEFRMRDPQRYRLFDRLEEKVVKGNQVPEMVEQLHKIRTSNFERLTQLIKGRIEEGKLEDVPPYFHYCAAWALVHGAVALYHSPFWSSVLEDQDGFFQFLMDIGVRMGNKRKRDGEAPNA
- a CDS encoding aminotransferase class V-fold PLP-dependent enzyme, which encodes MLNLSDEFPLIAGLRYLNHAAVAPWPKRAGEAVRRFAEANVSVGARDYPEWLKVEKRLRERFRRLLNAPGTADIALVKNTSEALSFVAFGLDWRAGDQVVISDEEFPSNRIVWEALKPRGVEVVQVGLGGSDPEAALLAACGPRTRLLSISSVQYASGLRLDLPRLGAACRQRGVLLCVDAIQQLGAQPFDVQACDCAFAMADGHKWLLGPEGLGVFYCRSDLRERLALHEYGWHMLEHAGDYSRTDWQPARSARRFECGSPNMLGAMALEASLSLLEEVGMVQVAALIEERVLQLQEGLQRLPGIHLHSPLNPARRAGILTFSLDDWDHQALFARLREQQVICAQRGKGIRFSPHFYTDPAVIEQSLDVLSQLRQG
- a CDS encoding TatD family hydrolase, translated to MLVDSHCHLDRLDLAAHDSSLDAALAAARARGVQHFLCIGVSAANAGAVKALAERYADVDCSVGVHPLDLEQGEAPALDWLLGELNHPHVVAIGETGLDYHYEPEAAELQQQSFRLHLEAAKITGKPVIVHTREARADTLALLREAALPQAGVLHCFTEDWDMARAALDIGFYISLSGIVTFRNADALREVARKVPADRLLVETDSPYLAPIPHRGKPNLPQYVREVAEFLAMVRGERFEDLAAQTTANFQRLFPLARVA
- a CDS encoding PilZ domain-containing protein; the encoded protein is MSLPPNLGPRNGILSLTIKDKSVLYAAYMPFIKNGGLFIPTAKSYKLGDEVFMLLNLMDEPEKIPVAGKVVWITPKGAQGNRAAGVGVQFNDGDNTARNKIETYLAGALKSDRPTHTM
- a CDS encoding DNA polymerase III subunit delta' — translated: MAEAYPWQAPLWQQLASRPRHAHAYLLHGPAGIGKRDLAERLMARLLCQKPDGLDACGQCKACHLLAAGTHPDLFVLEPEEADKAIKVDQVRELVGFVVQTAQLGGRKVVLLEPVEAMNLNAANALLKSLEEPSGDTVLLLVSHQPSRLLPTVKSRCVQQACPLPSEAQSLAWLAQALPECSEEQHRELLALAAGSPLLARRLHGQGVLEQRALVVEGVKKLLKQQATASQLAEAWKNLPMAMLFDWFCDWAQLMLRYQLSRDEAGLGLADMRKVVQYLADKTPQHKLLAMQDWLLQQRQKVLGKANLNGALLLEALLVQWASLPGPG
- the tmk gene encoding dTMP kinase, which gives rise to MSGLFITLEGPEGAGKSTNREYLAARLRERGIEAVLSREPGGTPLAERIRELLLAPSDETMASDTELLLVFAARAQHLAQVIRPALARGAVVLCDRFTDATYAYQGGGRGLSEARIAELERFVQGELRPDLTLVFDLPVAVGLSRAAARGRLDRFEQEGQAFFEAVRRTYLGRAEAAPARYRVLDAVQPLEAVQRDLDALLPEILERCRG